Part of the Lotus japonicus ecotype B-129 chromosome 6, LjGifu_v1.2 genome, GTTTAATATTAAAAAGTTTGTGGAAAAAGTCTAGAGAAGAATCTGCTAAAGTAAGGGCTAAAGGTTCTAAATAatgcaaaaaatatttttaattagcaAAAAGGGTACTAAAAACAATATTTAGCAAGATGGGGTACTTTGTTGGGTTCCGCAATTAATGTTGCGAATTGCAAGTCTGAAAAAGTAAAAGCTGATTGGGAAATGATGGGTGAATGATGGGTTGCAGGGTGATTGGAAAATAATTGCCTTATGATTTTGGCCATGTGTGGGAGCCGCATGTTTTCTTGCGAGTCCAACTTGAGATGCATGGGGAAGGGCCACGTGCTGACTGACTGACTCGAGGAGGAAGGGCCACGTGCTGACTGATTGACTCGAGGAGGACACATTGATGGGGAGTGGGAGCCGCATGTTTTATTGCGAGACCAACTTTTCAGGGTGAATGATGGCACAATGATTCAGGTGATATGGGGCAGGGTGGCAGGGTGGCAGGGGAACAAGACAGGACCCGTGAGTCTGGCTGCATGGGGAAGGAACGTGGCAGCTCTGATTTGACCATGGAACCGCAATAAATGTTGCGAATTGTAGTGTTTTGTGGCGGTCTCCAACCCCTACAAATAGACCGCCACTCTCCCAACTCCCTCAACTCCAACTCCCAAATCTCTTAACTCTCACAACTTTCTCCCAACTCTCGACCAATTTTCTCTCAACTCTCAAAGTGTTAATTTCTTTAAACTCTCCCCCCTCAAAATAAAGGTATTTTCTCTACTCTTTCAACCtttactttgaaatatttttttaatggtttTGTTAATAATGATATAAGTAAATGACTAGTTTTCATATGTGACTTGATTATTATTACTAACTATATTGTataacttttattaattattagcatTAAGTTTTGTTacttaaattattttagaattattATCATTAAGTTTTGTTacttaaattattttagaattattatcattaagttttattaaattattttagaattattatcattaaattttattaactaTCATCTTTTATTCATTATGTTCAATAGGTATTGTAAATGGCCGACCAAGAAGTGGTCAAATTGGGTCCGAGGAATGATAGTGTGTTGTATTTGCAAAAAGATGGCAAACACGTGTCTGTTGGTGCGTGGAACCAAATAAATAGAATTCTGAAAGTGAGAAAATATCGGGATTTTCGAGATTTTATTCCCGCTGAAATTGTAGGCCACCTTCGTCAAGCCGGATTTTACGAAACTGCCTTAGCTGGGTCTCTGAAACTTGACAAAGTTTTAATATCAGCTATGGTGGAGCGATGGAGGCCTGAGACACACACGTTTCATATGCCGTTCGGAGAGTGTACTATCACTCTGCAAGATGTTGCTGTTCATCTTGGCTTACCCATTGATGGGAATCCTGTCACCGGAGTTACTTGGTGTGATTGGTCTGAGCTTGTAGAGGACTTGCTCGGAGTGGTGCCACCCGCCAGTGCTATCAAAGGAGGTGGCTTGAAGTTGGTTTGGCTGGCTGagcaatttaattttcataatcTAGCCGGTGCCGACCCGATACAACTTATGTATGCTGCAAGAGCATTCATCTTGCGACTAATTGGTACTTTCTTACTTTGTGACCACACCGGTTCACATGTCCCTCTTAGATATCTCATTCTCTTACGAGACTTTGAGGAGACCGCAAAGTATAGTTGGGGTTCAGCCGTACTAGCACTTCTCTATCATGAGTTGTGTTATGCAACTGGTGCTTCACGTACAGAGATTGGCGGCTGTGCTTATTTGATACAAGTGTGGGCATGGCTAAGGATTCCAGGAATCGGCCCGGATCCACCGAGGTTGCACCGTGGCCTCCCACTCGCGGCAAGGTATGcacataatttaaataataaatttcgtTGTTAATTTCATGTC contains:
- the LOC130725291 gene encoding serine/threonine-protein phosphatase 7 long form homolog — encoded protein: MADQEVVKLGPRNDSVLYLQKDGKHVSVGAWNQINRILKVRKYRDFRDFIPAEIVGHLRQAGFYETALAGSLKLDKVLISAMVERWRPETHTFHMPFGECTITLQDVAVHLGLPIDGNPVTGVTWCDWSELVEDLLGVVPPASAIKGGGLKLVWLAEQFNFHNLAGADPIQLMYAARAFILRLIGTFLLCDHTGSHVPLRYLILLRDFEETAKYSWGSAVLALLYHELCYATGASRTEIGGCAYLIQVWAWLRIPGIGPDPPRLHRGLPLAARYAHNLNNKFRC